In Oryza glaberrima chromosome 8, OglaRS2, whole genome shotgun sequence, the following are encoded in one genomic region:
- the LOC127782608 gene encoding non-specific lipid-transfer protein C4 has translation MAASKGNAVASAAAACALVLVLLAVGAEAQGGGGGECVPQLNRLLACRAYAVPGAGDPSAECCSALSSISQGCACSAISIMNSLPSRCHLSQINCSA, from the exons ATGGCGGCGAGCAAGGGGAacgcggtggcgtcggcggcggcggcgtgcgcgctcGTGCTGGTGCTGCTGGCCGTGGGCGCGGaggcgcagggcggcggcgggggggagtGCGTGCCGCAGCTGAACAGGCTGCTGGCGTGCCGCGCGTACGCGGTGCCCGGCGCCGGTGACCCCAGCGCCGAGTGTTGCAGCGCGCTCAGCTCCATCTCCCAGGGCTGCGCCTGCAGCGCCATCAGCATCATGAACAGCCTGCCTTCCAGATGCCACCTCAGCCAGATCAACTGCT CTGCCTAA